In Shouchella patagoniensis, the following are encoded in one genomic region:
- a CDS encoding GntP family permease: MIVGLAIAIIVLIFLVVKTKVHVFLALIIAASITGLIGGMTPPAVIDAITQGFGNTLGSIAIVIGFGVMMGRILEVSGAAERLAYTIVKVLGKRKEEWAMALTGYIVAIPIFVDSAFIILSPLAKALSKKSGKSIVALAVALAGGAVVMHSAVPPTPGPLGVAGIFGIDIGLMILAGMIFAIPIVISMVIYAKWLGKRIYQLPSEDGMDWIRPEEQISVDDWMEEKESKNLPSLFRSALPIIVPVLLIFMNTTVTAMELSGTIVDYIRFFGNPVIAVGIAVLLAIYGLFGHVRRAEALERMEEGIKQAGIVLLVTGAGGALGFVLRETGVGDHIAEIVVNTGVPAILLPFVIATLVRFIQGSGTVAMITAASISAPILSGMDVNMVLAAQAAALGSLFFSYFNDSLFWVVNRTIGIKQAKEQILVWSVPTTIAWFVSLILLIIADFIF; the protein is encoded by the coding sequence ATGATAGTCGGTCTCGCAATTGCAATCATCGTATTAATCTTTCTTGTTGTCAAAACAAAAGTGCATGTCTTTTTAGCACTCATCATTGCGGCTTCCATAACGGGGTTAATTGGAGGAATGACCCCACCTGCAGTTATTGACGCCATAACTCAAGGTTTTGGAAATACGCTTGGATCTATTGCCATTGTTATTGGTTTTGGTGTCATGATGGGACGAATTTTAGAGGTTTCGGGAGCGGCAGAACGGCTTGCCTATACGATTGTCAAAGTATTGGGAAAACGAAAAGAAGAATGGGCAATGGCGTTAACTGGTTATATTGTGGCAATACCGATTTTCGTTGACTCTGCCTTCATTATTTTAAGTCCCCTTGCGAAGGCACTATCTAAGAAATCAGGGAAATCAATTGTTGCACTTGCTGTTGCATTAGCTGGTGGTGCAGTTGTTATGCACAGCGCTGTTCCTCCCACCCCTGGTCCTCTTGGAGTAGCTGGGATTTTTGGGATTGACATTGGTTTAATGATCCTAGCAGGAATGATTTTTGCTATACCTATTGTTATTAGCATGGTTATATACGCAAAATGGTTAGGAAAAAGGATCTATCAACTACCTAGTGAAGATGGGATGGATTGGATTCGTCCAGAGGAACAAATTTCTGTGGATGATTGGATGGAAGAGAAAGAAAGTAAAAATTTGCCATCTTTATTCCGGTCCGCTCTGCCAATTATTGTGCCCGTATTACTCATTTTCATGAATACAACAGTTACTGCTATGGAACTGTCTGGAACAATTGTTGACTATATTCGTTTCTTCGGTAATCCTGTCATTGCAGTAGGTATAGCTGTATTATTAGCAATATACGGATTATTCGGTCATGTTCGACGTGCAGAAGCACTGGAGCGCATGGAGGAAGGGATTAAGCAAGCGGGGATTGTCTTACTTGTTACAGGTGCAGGTGGAGCTCTTGGTTTTGTTCTGAGAGAAACGGGCGTTGGTGACCATATTGCAGAAATTGTCGTAAATACGGGAGTACCTGCGATTCTTCTTCCATTCGTTATTGCAACTCTTGTTCGCTTTATCCAAGGAAGCGGAACAGTCGCGATGATTACAGCGGCATCTATATCTGCTCCGATACTCTCTGGAATGGATGTAAACATGGTTTTGGCCGCACAGGCAGCGGCGCTAGGTTCATTATTTTTCTCCTATTTTAATGACAGCTTATTCTGGGTTGTAAACCGCACGATTGGTATTAAACAAGCAAAAGAACAGATTCTAGTTTGGTCAGTCCCAACAACAATTGCTTGGTTTGTTTCTCTTATCTTATTAATTATTGCAGATTTTATCTTCTAA
- the pdxA gene encoding 4-hydroxythreonine-4-phosphate dehydrogenase PdxA, with protein MTKPMIAVTMGDPAGIGPEITIGSLDKKEIYDVCTPVVIGNAAVLEKLLPVKKADLKLNRIKKPSEAIGEYGTIDVIDFAELSAYEFGEVNAECGTAAFEYIKHAAELCKTNEVQAMATAPINKESLKAAEVPYIGHTEMLAGLSGIDDPLTMFEVRNMRIFFLTRHLSLKDAIGQMTKERVQDYLIRCDDALKQLGVESRKFAVAGLNPHSGENGLFGYEEMDEIKPGIELARADGIDAVGPVPADSVFFQALNGRYDAVLSLYHDQGHIAAKMTDFHRTISITNGLPFLRTSVDHGTAFDIAGKGIASSVSMEESIKLAAKYAPHFVNA; from the coding sequence ATGACAAAGCCAATGATTGCAGTAACAATGGGAGATCCAGCAGGCATAGGGCCGGAAATTACAATTGGCTCACTTGATAAAAAAGAAATCTATGATGTGTGTACGCCTGTAGTAATCGGGAATGCGGCAGTTCTTGAAAAATTATTGCCTGTGAAAAAAGCAGATTTGAAACTGAACCGTATTAAAAAACCATCAGAAGCGATTGGCGAATATGGAACGATTGATGTGATTGATTTTGCGGAGCTATCAGCTTATGAATTTGGGGAAGTGAATGCAGAATGTGGCACGGCAGCGTTTGAATACATTAAACATGCAGCAGAGCTATGTAAAACAAACGAGGTTCAAGCCATGGCTACTGCACCAATTAATAAGGAATCTCTGAAAGCAGCAGAGGTGCCTTATATCGGGCATACTGAGATGCTTGCAGGTTTGTCTGGCATCGATGATCCACTCACAATGTTTGAAGTTCGTAATATGCGTATCTTTTTCTTAACACGTCACTTGTCTTTAAAAGATGCGATCGGACAAATGACAAAAGAACGTGTACAAGATTATTTGATTCGTTGTGATGATGCACTTAAACAACTTGGTGTTGAAAGTCGGAAATTTGCTGTAGCTGGTTTAAATCCTCACAGCGGCGAAAACGGATTGTTTGGTTATGAAGAAATGGATGAAATTAAGCCTGGTATTGAATTAGCGAGAGCTGATGGAATTGACGCAGTAGGACCTGTGCCTGCTGATTCTGTTTTCTTTCAAGCATTAAATGGCCGTTATGATGCAGTCTTGTCACTTTATCATGACCAAGGGCATATCGCTGCAAAAATGACAGATTTTCATCGGACGATTTCTATCACAAACGGATTGCCGTTCTTACGTACTTCTGTTGACCATGGAACAGCATTTGATATTGCTGGAAAAGGAATCGCAAGCTCTGTCAGCATGGAAGAAAGCATTAAACTGGCAGCGAAATACGCACCACATTTTGTTAATGCATAA
- a CDS encoding four-carbon acid sugar kinase family protein, whose amino-acid sequence MKIGVIADDLTGANASGVKLVKQGFQSTTIVHSASLPVNSFYDAVIMDTDSRYIETDLAKQRVSRAMKQLNDWGAEVFTKRIDSTVRGNIGAEIDEMLANMSDGAVSIIMPSFPDSGRTMAGGYLLLDGVPLQETYVSKDPISPIKKSYVPELMKEQSHHQVGYIGLSAVMEGQKAFLEGLSQELSKGNKVIVVDATTNEQIEDVAEALASTGKTFLCADPGPLTASYARAVTKKHNKKANILVAVGSATSLTGTQLSYLIDKTGSSPIYVNPEPLASYTSSWEEEVNRATVAALKQAKEDRILIVTTHKPGQELVDLKAKALSENKSSDALAKRITDGLATISRKLLTSDTVAFVGCFTSGGDVTASVCALGRANGIALKDEVMPLAAYGTFDGGYFDGLPVVTKGGLIGDKKAIYECVKFIETKSR is encoded by the coding sequence ATGAAGATAGGCGTTATTGCAGATGACCTAACAGGCGCTAATGCTTCTGGTGTAAAGTTGGTAAAACAAGGGTTTCAATCAACAACAATTGTGCATAGTGCTAGCTTGCCTGTTAATAGTTTTTATGATGCAGTCATTATGGATACAGATAGCCGCTATATAGAAACTGATTTGGCAAAACAGCGAGTTAGTCGAGCAATGAAGCAATTAAATGATTGGGGAGCCGAGGTTTTTACAAAGCGGATCGATAGCACGGTAAGAGGAAATATAGGCGCTGAGATTGATGAAATGTTAGCGAATATGAGTGATGGTGCAGTAAGTATCATTATGCCTTCCTTCCCTGATTCCGGTCGAACAATGGCAGGTGGGTATCTGCTTCTTGACGGTGTTCCACTTCAAGAAACGTATGTTTCAAAAGATCCAATCTCACCAATAAAAAAATCTTATGTTCCGGAATTGATGAAGGAACAATCGCATCATCAAGTTGGTTATATTGGATTAAGTGCAGTGATGGAAGGCCAGAAAGCATTTTTGGAAGGGCTCTCACAAGAGCTTTCTAAGGGAAATAAAGTCATAGTTGTTGATGCTACAACAAATGAGCAAATTGAAGATGTAGCAGAAGCATTAGCAAGTACTGGGAAAACATTTCTATGTGCTGATCCCGGCCCGCTTACAGCAAGCTATGCTCGGGCGGTTACGAAAAAGCATAATAAAAAAGCGAATATCCTTGTTGCTGTAGGGAGTGCGACTAGTTTAACAGGTACACAGCTTTCCTATTTAATAGATAAAACAGGTTCTTCTCCTATTTATGTAAATCCAGAGCCGCTTGCTAGTTATACGAGTTCATGGGAAGAGGAAGTAAATAGGGCGACAGTAGCCGCTCTTAAGCAAGCAAAAGAGGATCGTATCTTAATTGTGACCACTCATAAACCAGGACAAGAGCTTGTCGATTTGAAGGCCAAGGCACTGAGTGAAAATAAAAGTAGTGACGCACTTGCGAAACGAATTACAGATGGATTAGCAACAATTAGCCGAAAACTATTAACAAGTGATACAGTGGCATTTGTTGGTTGTTTTACAAGTGGAGGAGATGTAACGGCTTCTGTTTGCGCTCTTGGTCGTGCCAATGGAATCGCATTAAAAGATGAGGTTATGCCACTTGCAGCTTATGGCACATTTGATGGAGGTTATTTTGATGGCCTTCCTGTTGTGACAAAAGGTGGATTAATTGGTGATAAGAAAGCCATTTATGAATGTGTAAAGTTTATTGAAACAAAATCTAGATAA
- a CDS encoding DUF998 domain-containing protein — protein MRIPSFIGIGSWVIAAAYFLYEPLAIAASQATYSAIQQPMSDLGVTECGINTYPWANYDICSPHAAIVNGLFLLTAIAISVGTFYLYQASQKSQTIKVAVGLLLVFSIGNGFSVIPANVHFDWHTVPALIAMVAVIPAIGLFGLNMRKGKWLSYICCFLTLLIFVGFILIVFFPLEIGGLLQRVFYGIIYSWGIGMSLVLTNDRTK, from the coding sequence ATGAGAATACCTTCTTTCATCGGTATTGGCAGCTGGGTCATAGCTGCCGCCTATTTTTTGTATGAGCCTCTCGCAATTGCTGCATCTCAAGCGACCTATAGCGCGATTCAACAGCCAATGAGTGACTTAGGCGTTACTGAATGCGGAATAAATACGTATCCATGGGCAAATTATGACATTTGCTCCCCTCATGCGGCTATCGTGAATGGTTTGTTTCTGCTTACAGCGATCGCGATTAGTGTGGGTACTTTCTATTTGTATCAGGCGTCACAGAAGAGCCAAACGATTAAGGTAGCAGTTGGATTATTGCTTGTGTTTTCTATTGGCAATGGGTTTAGCGTCATACCAGCAAATGTTCATTTCGATTGGCATACTGTACCTGCTTTGATTGCCATGGTTGCAGTGATTCCTGCAATCGGATTATTTGGGTTAAATATGAGAAAAGGCAAATGGTTGTCGTATATCTGTTGTTTCCTTACGTTATTAATCTTCGTAGGATTCATTCTTATCGTCTTTTTTCCGTTGGAAATTGGAGGACTATTGCAGCGTGTTTTTTACGGGATAATTTATAGTTGGGGCATTGGAATGAGTTTGGTTCTTACGAATGATAGAACCAAATAA
- the rlmN gene encoding 23S rRNA (adenine(2503)-C(2))-methyltransferase RlmN, which produces MTKESIYGLTMAQLTDWLTERGYKKFRATQVWDWLYRKRVKSFADMSNVNKDCLDLLEENFSMETLEEHVRQESKDGTIKFLFKLSDNNLIETVLMRHKYGLSVCVTTQVGCNIGCSFCASGLLKKNRDLSSGEIVEQILKVQFHLDSKGQDERVSHVVVMGIGEPFDNFKNTVDFLDVIKDHKGLAIGARHITVSTSGLAHKIKEFADLKTQVNLAVSLHAPNDELRSRIMKINKAFPIEKLMDSVNYYLDTTNRRVTYEYILIKDVNDHKEEALELAELIGDKRHLSYVNLIPYNPVDEHGQYQRSTPEAISQFFDTLKKKGINCGVRLEQGTDIDAACGQLRSKQEKKKKEKAI; this is translated from the coding sequence ATGACTAAGGAATCGATATATGGTTTAACGATGGCTCAGTTAACCGATTGGCTGACAGAGCGAGGATATAAAAAATTTCGTGCGACGCAAGTATGGGACTGGCTTTATCGGAAACGGGTTAAATCGTTTGCGGATATGAGTAATGTGAATAAAGATTGTCTCGACTTGTTAGAAGAAAATTTTTCAATGGAAACGTTAGAAGAGCATGTGCGTCAAGAATCAAAAGATGGCACAATTAAATTTCTATTTAAACTGAGCGATAACAATTTAATTGAAACAGTTTTAATGCGCCATAAATATGGTCTCTCTGTTTGTGTAACGACTCAAGTTGGTTGTAACATTGGCTGTAGTTTCTGTGCGAGTGGATTATTAAAAAAGAACCGCGATTTATCAAGTGGTGAGATCGTTGAACAAATTTTAAAAGTCCAATTCCACCTAGATTCAAAAGGTCAAGATGAACGTGTTAGCCATGTTGTTGTAATGGGTATAGGGGAGCCATTTGATAACTTCAAAAATACAGTTGATTTTCTTGACGTTATTAAAGACCATAAAGGGCTTGCAATTGGTGCAAGACATATCACTGTTTCTACAAGTGGCCTTGCCCATAAGATTAAAGAGTTTGCTGATTTAAAAACGCAAGTTAATTTGGCTGTGTCGTTACATGCGCCAAACGATGAGCTTCGTTCTCGAATTATGAAAATCAACAAAGCGTTTCCTATCGAGAAATTAATGGACTCGGTTAACTATTATTTGGATACAACAAATCGCCGAGTAACATATGAATATATTCTTATAAAAGATGTAAACGATCATAAAGAAGAGGCACTAGAACTAGCAGAGTTAATTGGGGACAAACGACATCTTTCTTACGTTAACTTAATTCCGTATAACCCAGTTGATGAGCATGGTCAGTATCAAAGAAGCACGCCTGAAGCGATTTCGCAGTTCTTTGATACATTGAAGAAAAAAGGAATTAATTGTGGTGTTCGTTTGGAACAAGGAACGGACATTGATGCTGCGTGTGGTCAATTGCGGAGTAAGCAAGAGAAGAAAAAGAAAGAAAAAGCGATTTAA
- a CDS encoding DeoR/GlpR family DNA-binding transcription regulator: MNMNPKQRRSQIKQFLDANGKADIDQLAESLDVSHMTIRRDLTQLEAENQVIRTHGGAILHKSLIKETPYARKEVEELQAKKAIAQEAVALIEKNATILIDSGTTTLELVRLLKDRDDLTVITNDIKIASELINAKPKCIVTGGEVQPEVGTLYGSHAQELLRTIHVDLFILGAHAVDKNAGVTAPTLEKARIKQLMMEAAEKTWLISDSRKFNEKAFAHVCDLGLLEGIISDARLSENEAETYHEKIQLVQF, translated from the coding sequence ATGAACATGAATCCTAAACAAAGAAGATCACAAATTAAACAGTTTTTAGATGCAAATGGAAAAGCGGATATTGATCAATTAGCAGAATCGCTTGATGTATCGCATATGACCATTAGGCGTGATCTAACGCAACTTGAGGCAGAGAACCAAGTTATCCGAACTCATGGGGGAGCTATCCTCCATAAGTCGTTAATAAAAGAAACGCCATATGCTCGTAAAGAAGTTGAAGAACTGCAAGCCAAAAAAGCAATCGCACAAGAAGCGGTTGCACTAATTGAAAAGAATGCAACCATTTTGATCGATTCTGGTACAACGACACTTGAGTTAGTCAGGTTACTCAAGGATCGCGATGATTTAACGGTCATTACAAATGATATAAAAATCGCGTCAGAATTAATTAATGCGAAACCTAAATGCATTGTTACGGGTGGAGAAGTTCAGCCTGAAGTAGGTACTCTTTACGGATCCCATGCGCAGGAGTTACTTCGAACCATCCACGTGGATTTGTTCATACTAGGAGCGCATGCGGTGGATAAGAATGCTGGGGTTACGGCACCCACTCTTGAAAAGGCAAGAATTAAGCAGTTGATGATGGAGGCTGCTGAAAAAACATGGCTTATAAGTGATTCACGTAAGTTTAATGAAAAAGCATTTGCACATGTTTGTGATTTAGGTTTATTAGAAGGTATTATCTCAGATGCCAGATTAAGTGAAAATGAGGCAGAAACCTATCACGAAAAGATTCAATTAGTGCAGTTTTAG
- the cysI gene encoding assimilatory sulfite reductase (NADPH) hemoprotein subunit: protein MADKKTTLTQDGPPSDVERIKDESNYLRGSLAEALVEPLSAGINDDDNRLMKFHGSYLQDDRDLRDERRKQKLEPAHQFMVRVRLPGGVATSKQWLAMDELAHQYGNGTLRLTTRQTFQMHGILKWNMKKSIQGINHALMDTIAACGDVNRNVMITPNPYQSELHQEVYEWSRKLSDDLLPKTRAYHEIWLGEEKVAGTPQQEEVEPMYGKHYLPRKFKIGVAVPPANDVDVFSQDIGYIAVIKDERLHGFNVAVGGGMGMTHGDTNTYPQIGRVIGFCRPEQMVEVAEKLITIQRDYGNRSERKYARFKYTIDRYGLDWLIEELHSRLGWKLEKMESYHFDHNGDRYGWEKGVKGRWHFTLFIQNGRIKDDGDYQLMTGLREIAKKHNGDFRLTGNQNVIISNVTTAKKKQINALIEQYGLTDGFHTSALRRNSMACVSLPTCGLAMAESERYLPSLVSKLELVLDEAGLREEDITIRMAGCPNGCSRAALAEIGFIGKAPGKYNLYLGAGFAGERLSKMYKENIGEAEILETLEPLIFNYAKEREDGEHFGDYVIRAGFITKTESGLDFHK from the coding sequence ATGGCAGATAAGAAAACGACGCTTACTCAAGACGGACCTCCAAGTGATGTAGAACGGATTAAAGACGAAAGCAATTATTTACGCGGATCTTTGGCTGAAGCGTTAGTAGAACCTTTAAGCGCAGGTATTAACGATGATGACAATCGATTAATGAAGTTTCACGGAAGTTACTTGCAAGATGATCGAGATCTACGTGACGAAAGAAGAAAACAAAAGCTAGAGCCTGCCCATCAATTTATGGTTCGTGTTCGCCTTCCAGGGGGAGTAGCAACTTCTAAACAGTGGCTAGCGATGGATGAACTTGCTCATCAGTATGGTAATGGAACCCTTCGACTAACGACACGACAAACATTTCAAATGCATGGTATTTTGAAATGGAACATGAAAAAAAGCATTCAGGGTATCAATCATGCATTGATGGACACAATTGCTGCTTGTGGAGATGTGAACCGTAATGTAATGATTACGCCCAACCCTTACCAATCAGAGTTGCATCAAGAAGTTTACGAATGGTCAAGGAAATTAAGCGATGATTTACTTCCAAAAACACGTGCATATCATGAGATTTGGCTTGGAGAAGAAAAAGTTGCCGGCACACCGCAGCAAGAAGAAGTAGAACCAATGTACGGCAAACATTATTTGCCAAGAAAATTTAAAATTGGAGTTGCCGTTCCTCCGGCAAATGACGTTGATGTATTCTCACAAGATATTGGTTATATTGCAGTCATTAAGGATGAGCGGTTGCATGGGTTTAATGTAGCTGTTGGTGGCGGTATGGGGATGACCCATGGAGATACAAATACGTACCCACAAATAGGTCGTGTTATAGGTTTTTGCAGACCGGAGCAAATGGTAGAGGTTGCAGAGAAATTGATTACAATTCAGCGTGATTATGGCAATCGTTCAGAACGGAAGTATGCGCGTTTTAAGTATACAATTGATCGTTATGGACTTGATTGGTTAATAGAAGAGCTCCATTCACGCCTTGGCTGGAAGCTAGAGAAGATGGAGTCCTATCATTTTGATCACAACGGGGATCGCTATGGCTGGGAAAAAGGTGTAAAAGGGCGTTGGCATTTTACTTTATTCATTCAGAACGGTCGTATAAAAGATGATGGGGATTATCAGCTAATGACAGGGTTACGTGAAATTGCCAAAAAGCATAATGGTGATTTCAGATTGACTGGTAATCAGAACGTTATTATTAGCAATGTAACAACGGCGAAGAAAAAACAAATTAATGCGCTAATTGAGCAATATGGTCTAACAGATGGCTTTCATACGTCGGCGTTGCGGCGTAACTCAATGGCATGTGTTTCTCTGCCAACATGTGGCTTAGCGATGGCTGAATCGGAACGTTATTTACCTAGCCTTGTCAGTAAACTTGAGCTAGTTTTAGACGAAGCTGGTCTACGTGAAGAGGATATCACCATTCGAATGGCTGGATGTCCGAATGGGTGCTCGCGAGCTGCATTGGCGGAGATTGGTTTTATTGGAAAAGCACCTGGTAAATACAATCTCTATTTAGGGGCAGGTTTTGCCGGCGAGCGCTTGAGCAAAATGTATAAAGAGAATATTGGAGAAGCAGAAATTTTAGAAACTCTTGAGCCGCTCATATTTAATTATGCTAAAGAAAGAGAAGATGGCGAGCATTTTGGTGACTATGTGATCAGAGCTGGTTTTATAACAAAGACAGAATCAGGACTCGACTTTCATAAGTAA
- the vanR gene encoding VanR-ABDEGLN family response regulator transcription factor has protein sequence MAINILVVDDEKEIADLIKLYLELEHYVVHTYYTAEDALKCIEREKLDLAILDVMLPGTDGFSICRKIREKHNYPVIMLTAKDGEVDKITGLTLGADDYMTKPFRPLELVARVKAQLRRFTTYNQIETEQSNDHLIAFSGLILDKHSRKCVLNEKPLVLTPKEFSILWFLCLNRGRAVSSEELFQEVWGEKYFNSNNTVMVHIRHLREKMNDIAENRDYIKTVWGVGYMIE, from the coding sequence ATGGCTATTAACATACTTGTTGTTGATGATGAAAAAGAAATTGCTGATTTAATAAAATTATATTTAGAACTTGAACATTATGTTGTCCATACCTACTATACGGCTGAAGATGCGCTTAAATGTATTGAAAGAGAGAAATTGGACTTAGCTATATTAGATGTTATGTTACCAGGGACGGATGGTTTCTCAATTTGCAGGAAAATAAGAGAGAAACATAACTATCCAGTTATCATGTTAACGGCAAAAGACGGGGAAGTGGATAAGATTACTGGTTTGACTTTAGGGGCAGATGACTATATGACAAAACCGTTTCGCCCCCTCGAATTAGTTGCAAGGGTCAAAGCGCAATTAAGGCGGTTTACTACATATAATCAAATTGAGACAGAACAAAGCAATGATCATCTGATTGCATTTTCGGGACTCATTTTAGATAAACATTCACGTAAATGCGTTTTAAATGAAAAACCACTCGTTTTAACTCCAAAAGAATTTTCCATTCTATGGTTTCTCTGCTTGAATCGCGGACGAGCAGTTAGTTCAGAAGAGTTATTTCAAGAAGTCTGGGGAGAAAAGTATTTTAACAGTAACAATACAGTGATGGTACACATTCGTCATTTGCGAGAAAAAATGAATGATATCGCCGAAAATCGCGATTATATTAAGACGGTATGGGGAGTAGGTTATATGATTGAATAA
- a CDS encoding D-alanyl-D-alanine carboxypeptidase family protein, whose product MRSYTFKEKVAAAFVLVIVVGVLWMMENQYSLLGWSKTEGVIELNIASDHAILTSLGAEEEVLMEKASDESFYPASLTKMMTVLVAIEETTNLSEPVLLNGQLFMNLEGTGSSMAGFYPGEEVTLIDLLFGAMLPSGAEASIGLAVHIAGSETAFVDRMNAKASELNMQDTQFANATGLHDANQYTTSEDMARLLRYALKNEHFREVFTAKSHVTNPSALHPNGITLQSTLFTKVPDTQWFEGEILGGKTGYTKEAGLCLATLAVVNGEEYILITAKADGNHHTEPYHIQDALDVYQGISYQL is encoded by the coding sequence ATGAGATCTTACACATTTAAAGAGAAAGTTGCAGCTGCTTTTGTATTGGTTATTGTGGTAGGAGTCTTATGGATGATGGAGAATCAATACTCACTACTGGGATGGAGTAAAACAGAAGGGGTAATAGAGCTAAATATTGCTAGCGACCATGCTATTTTAACAAGTTTAGGTGCTGAAGAAGAGGTTTTAATGGAGAAAGCGAGTGACGAATCGTTTTATCCTGCTTCGTTGACAAAAATGATGACAGTTCTTGTGGCAATTGAAGAAACAACCAACTTAAGTGAGCCTGTTTTACTTAATGGACAACTTTTTATGAATTTAGAAGGTACAGGTTCTTCCATGGCAGGATTTTATCCTGGCGAAGAGGTAACTTTAATTGATCTACTTTTTGGGGCAATGCTACCATCTGGCGCAGAAGCTTCTATAGGACTCGCTGTACATATAGCAGGATCGGAAACAGCTTTTGTTGACCGAATGAATGCGAAGGCAAGTGAGCTCAACATGCAAGATACACAGTTTGCTAATGCTACCGGATTACATGATGCGAACCAATATACAACGAGTGAAGACATGGCACGTTTGTTGAGATATGCGCTAAAGAATGAACACTTTCGAGAGGTGTTTACAGCTAAATCTCACGTAACAAATCCGTCCGCGCTACATCCAAATGGAATAACGCTACAGAGTACATTATTTACGAAAGTACCTGACACACAGTGGTTTGAAGGTGAGATTCTTGGCGGGAAGACAGGTTATACGAAAGAAGCTGGCTTGTGCTTAGCGACTTTAGCAGTTGTAAATGGTGAGGAATACATTTTAATTACTGCAAAAGCGGATGGGAATCATCATACGGAGCCTTATCATATTCAAGATGCGTTAGATGTATATCAAGGGATTTCTTATCAATTATAA
- a CDS encoding sensor histidine kinase, giving the protein MIGQVLLIAILAAIMGFVFYYVFVDGILQAPFAEMIVSIIVSLFNLDYYEAVGVYSRIFRQNKVLWLAVGFIVLLLIVFYFALSRFKNYFIAISEGIDRLAEESDKEIELPEELDFMERKLNSVKGALEKRAQAVQEAEQRKNDLVVYLAHDIKTPLTSVIGYLSLLSEASDMPTEQKAKYVDITLEKAYRLEQLINEFFEITRFNLQSIVLDKETIPLPFMLMQLADEFYPLLAPRGQKANVNAEEGIKVYADPDKLARVFNNILKNAIAYSEQNSVIDISVQRENTSVIVSFKNKGKAIPEQKLELIFEKFYRLDSARGTQTGGSGLGLAIAKEIIVAHGGTISATSNEEETVFTVVLPLKN; this is encoded by the coding sequence ATGATTGGTCAGGTGCTTTTAATTGCAATACTGGCTGCAATAATGGGATTTGTTTTTTACTACGTATTTGTAGATGGCATCTTACAAGCTCCGTTTGCAGAAATGATTGTATCAATAATCGTTTCTCTATTTAATCTTGATTATTACGAAGCAGTCGGTGTGTATTCAAGGATTTTCAGGCAAAATAAAGTGCTTTGGCTTGCAGTAGGATTTATCGTACTTTTGTTGATCGTATTTTATTTCGCTTTATCAAGATTTAAGAATTACTTTATTGCAATTAGTGAGGGTATTGATCGGTTGGCAGAGGAGTCAGATAAAGAAATCGAATTACCCGAGGAACTTGATTTTATGGAGCGAAAACTAAATTCCGTTAAAGGAGCACTCGAAAAAAGAGCGCAGGCCGTACAGGAGGCTGAACAACGTAAGAATGACCTTGTTGTTTATTTGGCACATGATATTAAAACACCATTGACTTCTGTAATTGGTTATTTAAGTCTATTGAGTGAAGCTTCTGATATGCCAACTGAACAAAAGGCAAAATATGTAGACATTACATTAGAAAAAGCGTACCGTCTGGAACAGCTCATTAATGAATTTTTTGAGATTACACGGTTTAATTTACAGTCAATTGTTTTGGATAAAGAGACAATCCCTCTGCCGTTTATGTTGATGCAGTTGGCTGATGAGTTCTATCCTTTACTTGCACCAAGAGGACAAAAGGCTAATGTCAATGCTGAAGAAGGAATCAAAGTTTATGCAGACCCAGACAAGCTTGCACGTGTATTTAATAACATCCTTAAAAATGCGATTGCGTATAGCGAGCAGAATAGTGTCATTGATATTAGTGTTCAGAGAGAAAACACATCTGTCATCGTGTCTTTCAAAAACAAAGGAAAGGCTATTCCTGAACAGAAATTAGAGTTGATTTTTGAAAAATTTTATCGCTTAGACTCGGCGAGAGGCACACAAACAGGTGGTTCTGGATTAGGACTTGCTATTGCAAAAGAAATCATTGTAGCCCATGGTGGTACGATTTCAGCTACGAGTAATGAAGAGGAAACCGTCTTTACTGTTGTGCTCCCTTTAAAAAATTAA